One genomic region from Nocardia vinacea encodes:
- the dop gene encoding depupylase/deamidase Dop encodes MQRIIGIEVEYGISTPTEPSANPILTSTQAVLAYAAAEGVPRAKRTRWDYEVESPLRDARGFDLSRMNGPAPVIDADEVGAANMILTNGARLYVDHAHPEYSAPEVTDPLDAVIWDKAGERVMEAAARHASSVPGAPRLQLYKNNVDGKGASYGTHENYLMSRDTPFNQIIVGLTPFFVSRQVICGSGRVGIGQSGDHAGFQLSQRADYIEVEVGLETTLKRGIINTRDEPHADADKYRRLHVIVGDANLAEMSTYLKVGTTALVLDLIEAGEDLSDLQLARPVTAVHQISHDPTLRATVALTDGRELTGLALQRIYLDRVEKFVARSGNDDERVKDILENWANVLDLLERDPMECANLLDWPAKLRLLEGMRKREGLSWAAPKLHLMDLQYSDVRLDKGLYNRLVARGSMKRLVNEQQVLDAMTKPPTDTRAYFRGECLRRFGADIAAASWDSVIFDLGGDSLVRIPTLEPRRGTRAHVGKLLDGVNTAAELVEQLTN; translated from the coding sequence ATGCAGCGCATCATCGGTATCGAGGTCGAATACGGCATCTCCACACCCACCGAGCCGTCGGCGAACCCGATTCTCACCTCTACCCAAGCGGTTCTCGCCTATGCCGCCGCGGAGGGGGTGCCGCGCGCGAAGCGTACGCGCTGGGATTACGAGGTGGAATCGCCGTTGCGCGACGCCCGCGGCTTCGACCTGAGCCGGATGAACGGTCCGGCCCCTGTGATCGACGCCGACGAGGTCGGCGCGGCCAATATGATCCTCACCAACGGCGCCCGACTCTACGTCGACCACGCCCATCCGGAGTATTCCGCGCCCGAGGTCACCGATCCGCTGGATGCGGTCATCTGGGACAAAGCCGGTGAACGGGTCATGGAGGCGGCCGCGCGGCACGCGTCGAGCGTGCCGGGTGCGCCGCGGCTGCAGCTGTACAAGAACAATGTCGACGGCAAGGGCGCCTCCTACGGCACCCATGAGAACTACCTGATGAGCCGCGACACCCCGTTCAACCAGATCATCGTCGGGCTCACCCCGTTCTTCGTCTCGCGCCAGGTGATCTGCGGTTCCGGCCGGGTCGGCATCGGCCAGTCCGGTGATCACGCCGGATTTCAGCTGTCCCAGCGCGCCGACTACATCGAGGTCGAGGTCGGTCTGGAGACCACGCTCAAGCGCGGCATCATCAACACCCGCGACGAACCGCACGCCGATGCGGACAAATACCGCCGCCTGCACGTCATCGTCGGCGATGCCAACCTCGCCGAAATGTCCACCTACCTCAAGGTCGGCACCACCGCGCTGGTGCTGGACCTGATCGAGGCGGGCGAGGATCTGTCGGATCTGCAGCTGGCCCGTCCGGTCACCGCCGTCCACCAGATCAGCCATGATCCGACCCTGCGCGCCACCGTCGCGCTCACCGATGGTCGCGAACTCACCGGGCTGGCGCTGCAGCGCATCTACCTGGACCGGGTAGAGAAGTTCGTGGCCCGCAGTGGCAACGACGACGAGCGCGTCAAGGACATCCTGGAGAACTGGGCCAATGTGCTGGATCTGCTGGAACGTGATCCGATGGAATGCGCGAATCTGCTCGACTGGCCCGCCAAGCTGCGCCTGCTCGAGGGGATGCGCAAGCGCGAGGGCCTGAGCTGGGCCGCGCCCAAACTGCACCTGATGGACCTGCAGTACTCCGACGTCCGCCTGGACAAGGGCCTCTACAACCGCCTGGTCGCCCGCGGCTCGATGAAACGCCTGGTCAACGAGCAGCAAGTGCTCGACGCGATGACCAAGCCGCCGACCGACACCCGTGCCTACTTCCGCGGCGAATGTCTGCGTCGATTCGGTGCCGATATCGCAGCGGCCAGCTGGGATTCTGTGATCTTCGACCTGGGCGGCGATTCACTCGTGCGCATCCCGACCCTGGAACCGCGCCGCGGCACCAGGGCTCACGTCGGCAAGCTGCTCGACGGCGTGAATACCGCCGCCGAGTTGGTGGAACAGCTGACCAACTAG
- a CDS encoding ubiquitin-like protein Pup, with protein MAQEQTKRAGGGDEDEGPEGVDAAGQERREKLAEDTDDLLDEIDDVLEENAEDFVRAYVQKGGQ; from the coding sequence ATGGCACAAGAGCAGACCAAGCGCGCCGGGGGCGGCGACGAGGACGAGGGTCCGGAGGGCGTTGACGCCGCCGGTCAGGAGCGCCGCGAAAAACTGGCGGAGGACACCGACGACCTGCTCGACGAGATCGATGATGTGCTCGAGGAGAACGCGGAAGACTTCGTCCGCGCGTATGTGCAGAAGGGCGGCCAGTGA
- a CDS encoding TetR-like C-terminal domain-containing protein: MCHGELAADLDIEYATDLIFGPFWYRLLVGHAPLRPEQAPIDIARLLTGLRTPLG; the protein is encoded by the coding sequence ATCTGTCACGGTGAACTCGCCGCCGACCTGGATATCGAGTACGCGACCGATCTGATCTTCGGACCGTTCTGGTACCGCCTGCTCGTCGGACACGCACCGCTGCGACCGGAGCAGGCGCCGATCGATATCGCGCGACTGCTCACCGGATTGCGTACGCCCCTCGGCTGA
- the prcA gene encoding proteasome subunit alpha: protein MTLPYYASAEQIMRDKTELARKGIARGRSVIVLTYDKGVLFVAENPSATLHKVSELYDRVGFAAVGKYNEFEALRRGGILQADLKGYQYDRRDVTGRGLANAYAQTLGTIFTDQLKPYEVEICVAEVGYPEQSPESVLYRITFDGSIVDEREYVVMGGTTEPIMTALKTSYQPGLDLAGAVGVAVKALKAGVPEGAADKDKRVLGVGSLEVATLEQARPRRAFRRVAGVALDELLNGGNSASNAEAAPAEAKSEDAPESE from the coding sequence ATGACACTGCCGTATTACGCGTCGGCCGAACAGATCATGCGCGACAAGACCGAGCTCGCGCGCAAGGGCATCGCTCGCGGTCGCAGTGTGATCGTGCTGACCTACGACAAGGGTGTGCTGTTCGTCGCGGAGAATCCCTCCGCGACATTGCACAAGGTGAGCGAGCTGTACGACCGCGTCGGGTTCGCGGCGGTCGGCAAGTACAACGAATTCGAGGCACTGCGCCGCGGCGGCATCCTGCAGGCCGACCTGAAGGGCTACCAGTACGACCGGCGCGATGTCACCGGTCGTGGCCTGGCCAATGCATACGCGCAGACCCTGGGCACGATCTTCACCGATCAGCTCAAGCCCTACGAGGTGGAGATCTGCGTGGCCGAGGTCGGCTACCCGGAACAGTCACCGGAATCAGTGCTGTACCGGATCACCTTCGACGGCTCGATAGTGGATGAGCGCGAATACGTGGTGATGGGCGGCACGACCGAGCCCATCATGACCGCGTTGAAGACCTCCTACCAGCCCGGACTCGATCTGGCCGGTGCCGTCGGCGTGGCCGTGAAGGCGCTGAAGGCCGGTGTGCCCGAGGGCGCCGCGGACAAGGACAAGCGGGTGCTCGGGGTGGGTTCGCTCGAGGTCGCCACCCTCGAACAGGCGCGACCGCGGCGGGCATTCCGCCGGGTCGCGGGCGTGGCCCTGGACGAGTTGCTGAACGGCGGTAACTCGGCGAGCAACGCCGAGGCGGCGCCCGCCGAGGCGAAGTCCGAGGACGCTCCCGAATCGGAGTAG
- a CDS encoding TetR/AcrR family transcriptional regulator, with the protein MSSTPGKHDPAASDGRSTRWHGHKARRRADVIDAAITVIEEQGVEVSVQAIADRLHLPRPVVYRHFDGRADLDEQIRREILNSLLTALMPTLQPDGTLRDAVRGAIGTYIGWVERHPNLHRFLGDAAPQGDSSQALAGARNRIGGRLADMFAISLARFGIDPNRARPMAFGIIGFVDAFVNNWRSDAATTLTSDQVEGILTESVLALFEGNARSLGVPLERDTIVKDLLSRAEPVRSQ; encoded by the coding sequence GTGAGCAGTACCCCCGGAAAGCACGATCCCGCCGCGTCGGACGGTCGCAGCACCCGATGGCACGGCCACAAGGCCCGCCGTCGCGCGGACGTCATCGATGCGGCGATCACGGTGATCGAAGAGCAGGGTGTCGAAGTGTCCGTGCAGGCGATCGCGGACCGGCTGCATCTGCCGCGCCCGGTGGTGTACCGGCATTTCGACGGACGCGCCGATCTCGATGAGCAGATTCGTCGGGAGATCCTGAATTCACTGCTCACCGCACTGATGCCGACCCTGCAGCCCGACGGCACCCTGCGGGATGCTGTGCGGGGCGCGATCGGTACCTATATCGGCTGGGTCGAGCGTCATCCGAATCTGCACCGATTCCTGGGTGATGCCGCACCGCAAGGGGATTCGTCACAGGCGCTGGCCGGTGCGCGCAATCGCATCGGTGGTCGGCTCGCCGATATGTTTGCAATATCGTTGGCGCGCTTCGGAATCGATCCGAATCGCGCCCGCCCGATGGCCTTCGGCATCATCGGTTTCGTCGACGCTTTCGTGAACAACTGGCGCTCCGATGCCGCGACCACACTGACTTCCGATCAAGTCGAAGGCATCCTGACCGAATCGGTGCTCGCGCTGTTCGAGGGCAATGCGCGCAGTCTCGGAGTTCCGCTGGAGCGCGACACTATCGTCAAAGACCTGCTGAGCCGCGCGGAACCCGTACGGTCCCAATAG
- a CDS encoding NUDIX hydrolase, translated as MTLADRYPLLHTPTRWEWGGLDVRFSTELPPDELVTNIHVVCFVGADIVLCHDDRDIWIVPGGTREADETVDACVRRELMEEAGARPVGPVRPFGAHHTTTDRPAPHYPWQPHPHKAWLWCTADVVVESAPTNPEDAENILEVRAFAPEEAMRLSRTDGDYMAELLALAIEFHRG; from the coding sequence GTGACGCTCGCCGACCGATATCCGTTGCTGCACACGCCAACCCGCTGGGAATGGGGTGGTCTGGATGTGCGGTTCTCCACCGAGTTGCCACCCGACGAACTGGTCACCAATATCCACGTCGTCTGCTTCGTCGGCGCCGACATCGTGCTGTGTCACGACGATCGCGATATCTGGATCGTGCCCGGCGGCACCAGGGAGGCGGACGAAACTGTCGATGCCTGCGTGCGACGCGAACTCATGGAGGAGGCCGGCGCCCGCCCGGTAGGACCGGTGCGGCCGTTCGGCGCTCACCACACGACCACCGACCGCCCTGCACCGCACTATCCTTGGCAGCCACACCCGCACAAGGCGTGGCTGTGGTGCACGGCAGATGTGGTTGTCGAATCCGCGCCGACCAATCCCGAGGATGCGGAGAATATTCTCGAGGTCCGCGCCTTCGCGCCCGAGGAGGCAATGCGCCTGTCGCGCACCGACGGCGATTACATGGCCGAATTGCTCGCCCTCGCAATCGAATTCCACCGGGGCTGA
- the prcB gene encoding proteasome subunit beta, with the protein MTAGDPLRLHPGHALSSFTEHLRMHAPELLPGNRFGAIEGATGISGGTSAKELAPHGTTIVAVSFRGGVLIAGDRRATQGNLLASRDIEKVYITDTYSAAGIAGTAGMAIEMVRLFAVELEYYEKIEGVSLTFDGKANKLSKMVRDNLPAALQGLAVVPVLVGYDQHATDPDKAGRIVSYDVVGGRSEERFGYTAVGSGSMFAKSSLKKLYAKGIGEDRALQIAVESLFDAADDDTATGGPDLVRGIYPTAIIINDEGADEVTESRLEEITRAIVADREAAEEGSASA; encoded by the coding sequence GTGACAGCAGGTGACCCCTTGCGTCTCCACCCGGGGCACGCCCTCTCGTCATTCACCGAGCACCTGCGCATGCACGCACCGGAACTGTTGCCTGGCAACCGATTCGGCGCGATCGAAGGTGCCACCGGAATCTCCGGTGGCACCTCCGCGAAGGAGCTGGCTCCGCACGGAACCACCATCGTGGCGGTCTCGTTCCGCGGTGGTGTGCTGATCGCCGGTGACCGGCGGGCCACCCAGGGAAACCTGTTGGCCAGCAGGGATATCGAGAAGGTGTACATCACCGACACCTATTCGGCGGCCGGTATCGCGGGTACCGCAGGCATGGCCATCGAGATGGTGCGATTGTTCGCCGTCGAGCTGGAGTACTACGAGAAAATCGAGGGTGTCTCGCTCACCTTCGACGGCAAGGCCAACAAGCTGTCGAAGATGGTGCGCGACAACCTCCCTGCCGCGCTGCAGGGTCTGGCGGTGGTTCCGGTGCTAGTTGGCTACGACCAGCACGCCACCGATCCGGACAAGGCCGGTCGCATCGTGTCCTACGACGTGGTCGGCGGGCGCAGTGAGGAGCGGTTCGGTTACACCGCGGTCGGGTCGGGTTCGATGTTCGCGAAGTCGTCGTTGAAAAAGCTGTACGCCAAGGGAATCGGTGAGGATCGCGCATTGCAGATCGCCGTCGAATCGCTCTTCGACGCGGCCGACGACGACACCGCCACCGGCGGACCGGATCTGGTGCGCGGCATCTACCCGACGGCAATCATCATCAACGACGAGGGCGCCGACGAGGTGACCGAATCGCGGTTGGAGGAGATCACGCGGGCGATCGTCGCCGATCGCGAGGCCGCGGAAGAGGGGAGTGCCTCAGCATGA
- a CDS encoding DUF418 domain-containing protein: protein MTDSIAEITGRHRKSDEPSVTQPKNPARLVALDVLRGIAILGTLGTNIWILTHPEGIVGYINELGSPATGWMWSERVLQQLAQGKFLGLLTIMFGIGLAIQQGSAVRAGRRWPGGYPWRAGLLFLDGVLNFLFVAEFDVLMGYAVTGLVVAFILATSERAQRRWLTIAAGFHIAMLTLIGIAMAVADQQDSTSREPLDPNPYADGSFWDLVLFRLENAGMFRFEPIFVFPMSIALFLAGAQLFRARVFRPEGARIRRRLMIIGFAVAAPIDLAVGVLGGDLVLLTRYGTAPFVAFGLLALVAEFYLRRPRVGFVGRRLTEVGRMALSCYILQNLVASVLCYGWGFGLAARVSPDARVPFTAGIYLLVALIIVTIAHLWLRRFERGPVEWVWNLSYRTLAREH, encoded by the coding sequence ATGACCGATTCGATCGCCGAAATCACGGGGCGCCACCGCAAGTCGGATGAACCGAGCGTCACCCAGCCGAAGAATCCCGCGCGGTTGGTCGCCCTGGACGTATTGCGCGGCATCGCGATCCTCGGCACGCTCGGCACTAATATCTGGATCCTCACCCATCCCGAGGGCATCGTCGGGTACATCAACGAATTGGGCAGCCCGGCGACCGGCTGGATGTGGTCGGAGCGAGTGCTGCAGCAGCTGGCACAGGGCAAGTTCCTGGGGCTGCTGACCATCATGTTCGGCATCGGCCTGGCCATCCAGCAGGGCTCGGCGGTGCGGGCCGGTCGACGGTGGCCGGGCGGCTATCCGTGGCGGGCCGGGTTGCTGTTCCTCGACGGTGTGCTGAATTTTCTGTTCGTCGCGGAATTCGATGTGCTGATGGGTTATGCGGTCACCGGTTTGGTCGTCGCCTTCATTCTCGCGACAAGTGAACGCGCGCAACGTCGTTGGCTGACCATCGCAGCCGGATTCCACATCGCCATGCTGACGCTCATCGGCATCGCGATGGCCGTTGCGGACCAACAGGATTCGACGTCGCGCGAGCCGCTGGATCCGAATCCCTATGCGGACGGGTCGTTCTGGGATCTGGTGCTGTTCCGATTGGAGAACGCGGGCATGTTCCGGTTCGAGCCGATCTTCGTCTTCCCGATGTCGATCGCGCTGTTCCTCGCCGGTGCGCAGTTGTTCCGGGCCAGAGTGTTCCGACCGGAGGGTGCGCGGATACGTAGGCGGCTCATGATCATCGGATTCGCTGTTGCCGCGCCGATCGATCTGGCGGTCGGTGTGCTCGGCGGCGATCTGGTCTTGCTGACCAGGTACGGCACCGCCCCGTTCGTCGCCTTCGGCCTGCTCGCGCTGGTCGCGGAGTTCTACCTGCGTCGTCCGCGGGTCGGATTCGTCGGCAGGCGGCTCACCGAGGTCGGGCGGATGGCCCTGAGCTGCTACATCCTGCAGAATCTGGTCGCTTCGGTGTTGTGCTACGGGTGGGGTTTCGGGCTTGCCGCGCGTGTCTCCCCTGACGCTCGGGTGCCGTTCACCGCGGGTATCTACCTGCTGGTCGCGCTGATCATCGTGACCATCGCGCACCTGTGGTTGCGCCGGTTCGAGCGCGGTCCGGTCGAGTGGGTGTGGAATCTCAGCTACCGCACGCTGGCCCGCGAACACTGA